One window of the Pieris brassicae chromosome 4, ilPieBrab1.1, whole genome shotgun sequence genome contains the following:
- the LOC123708269 gene encoding GTPase Era, mitochondrial — translation MESKILDVIRIQIKSIYNVQRLYSARAIQIEKNIGKAVNAAIIGAPNSGKSTLINKILERKVCATSNKVHTTTKLARAICYDNDTQIIFLDTPGVVTDKEHNKYKLPEAMKQACKKSLSCADVIGVVHDVSNRWTKERLHPTILDMLNMVVNVPSFLIINKVDLLKSKKQLLDIIRNLTNGVIAGNPVPSCSTPQSKDQGFGNFSDVFLVSALNGDGVKDIKDYLISNSKVRKLQYSSDKWSDRSTETLIEEAARAKFLDFLAQEIPYHLETTLEYYDDNEAEGKVTCSLSVACPSERIVKLIAGAGGGRLQQIKSSLRNDLIDMIKKPVTVDINLIPKNKPSCEQEIL, via the exons ATGGAGTCAAAAATTTTAGATGTAATTCGGattcaaattaaatcaatatataatgttcAAAGGTTGTACTCTGCACGGGCAATTCaaatcgaaaaaaatattggaaaaGCTGTAAATGCGGCAATCATAGGAGCACCAAATTCCGGAAAAAGCactcttattaataaaatactagaaCGTAAG GTATGCGCTACATCGAACAAAGTTCATACCACAACAAAACTAGCAAGAGCCATTTGTTATGATAATGATACCCAAATAATATTTCTGGACACTCCCGGTGTTGTCACGGACAAGGAACACAACAA ATATAAACTACCTGAGGCTATGAAACAAGCATGTAAGAAAAGTTTGAGTTGTGCAGATGTGATTGGTGTAGTCCATGACGTCTCCAACAGATGGACAAAGGAAAGACTGCATCCAACCATTCTTGATATGTTGAATATGGTTGTTAATGTTCCTAgcttcttaataattaataag GTTGATCTATTAAAATCTAAGAAGCAACTGTTAGATATAATAAGAAACTTAACGAATGGAGTTAtagctggaaatccagttcCAAGTTGTTCCACACCTCAAAGCAAAGATCAAGGATTTGGTAATTTTTCTGACGTTTTCCTCGTGTCTGCTTTAAATGGAGATGGAGTTAAAGACATAaag gATTACCTAATATCTAATTCAAAAGTGCGCAAACTACAGTACTCTTCTGACAAGTGGTCTGATAGGTCAACCGAAACTCTAATAGAAGAGGCAGCCAGGGCTAAGTTTCTAGATTTCCTTGCACAAGAAATACCTTATCATTTAGAGACAACGCTGGAATATTACGATGACAATGAAGCAGAAGGCAAAGTCACTTGTTCATTATCAGTGGCATGTCCTTCAGAAagaatagtaaaattaattgcgGGTGCAGGGGGTGGGAGACTACAACAAATAAAGTCGTCTCTTCGAAATGACTTGATTGATATGATAAAGAAACCAGTAACTGTCGATATTAATTTGATCCCTAAAAACAAGCCCTCATGTGAAcaggaaatattataa
- the LOC123709070 gene encoding uncharacterized protein LOC123709070: MKIFTLLAVCALTSAYKITQLKVPLYADPRRAAELSCHFQMDDQKLHSVKWYRDMHEIFRYNPSQKPSIRLFNVTGIMVQGGECQAEWCMVRVMPPPVAARAAYSCEISTEGPKFQIARQTKHMTVVAMPERDPVIIGAPKLVKPGEQILLNCTSDYSLPPADINWYIDNDLQKQEPWHHTELTAPQEGGLRASWRVLRVPVPPAESGSLSVRCEAVLPVEPPVIRDAGAVLTLYSRTQLSKYVSSSGTSFGLQLSFLSYLYSILEISL; the protein is encoded by the exons ATGAAGATCTTTACCTTATTAGCCGTTTGCG CGTTGACCTCGGCGTACAAGATTACTCAACTGAAAGTCCCGCTCTACGCAGACCCGCGTCGCGCGGCTGAGCTTAGCTGTCACTTCCAAATGGATGACCAGAAGTTGCACTCGGTCAAATGGTACCGAGACATGCACGAGATCTTCCGATATAATCCGTCACAAAAG CCTTCGATCCGCCTTTTCAATGTGACCGGTATCATGGTGCAAGGCGGGGAGTGCCAGGCGGAGTGGTGTATGGTGAGAGTGATGCCGCCGCCTGTCGCTGCGAGAGCCGCTTACAGCTGTGAAATATCCACTGAGGGACCCAAGTTCCAGATAGCGCGGCAGACTAAGCATATGACTGTTGTCG CGATGCCAGAGAGAGATCCTGTTATTATAGGAGCACCCAAATTAGTGAAGCCCGGAGAACAAATACTACTCAATTGCACCTCGGATTACTCGCTGCCACCTGCTGATATCAATTGGTATATTGATAACGACCTCCAGAAG CAAGAACCTTGGCACCACACCGAGCTGACCGCACCTCAGGAAGGAGGCCTACGTGCGTCTTGGCGTGTCCTGCGCGTCCCGGTTCCTCCAGCGGAAAGCGGTTCGTTAAGCGTGCGATGCGAAGCCGTCCTGCCCGTGGAACCACCGGTCATTCGCGACGCTGGTGCTGTCCTCACTCTCTACTCTCGTACACAACTCTCAAAATACGTCTCCAGTTCAG GTACAAGCTTCGGACTTCAACTCagttttttatcatatttgtaTTCTATATTGGAGATAAGTTTATGA